A genomic segment from Malaclemys terrapin pileata isolate rMalTer1 chromosome 1, rMalTer1.hap1, whole genome shotgun sequence encodes:
- the SMKR1 gene encoding small lysine-rich protein 1, whose translation MAGKGGKSKRSKSKGSRKKTKKPVSEVDILSPAAMLNAYYISHNAAACLEFRGFNWPDSPKKKGKKGK comes from the exons ATG GCAGGTAAAGGTGGCAAATCCAAACGCAGCAAATCCAAAGGCtccaggaagaaaacaaagaagccCGTGAGCGAAGTGGATATCCTTAGCCCAGCTGCCATGCTCAATGCCTACTACATTTCTCacaatgctgctgcctgcctggagtTCCGTGGCTTTAACTGGCCTGACTCCCCcaaaaagaaagggaagaaaggaaagtaG